A window of the Cicer arietinum cultivar CDC Frontier isolate Library 1 chromosome 6, Cicar.CDCFrontier_v2.0, whole genome shotgun sequence genome harbors these coding sequences:
- the LOC101506887 gene encoding uncharacterized protein, which yields MGIDYYKILQVDRNAKDDDLKKAYRKLAMKWHPDKNPNNKKDAEAKFKQISEAYDVLSDPQKRAVYDQYGEEGLKGQMPPPGAGGFSDAGDGGPTMFRFNPRSADDIFSEFFGFSKPFGGGMGDMGGHPGASGFPRGMFRDDLFSSFRSAAGEGSGNVPRKSAPIERTLPCSLEDLYKGTTKKMKISRDVSDSSGKPTTVEEILTIEIKPGWKKGTKITFPEKGNEQRGLIPADLVFIIDEKPHSVFKRDGNDLVVTQKISLVEALTGYTTQITTLDGRNLSISVNTIISTSYEEVVKGEGMPIPKEPSKKGNLRVKFNIKFPSRLTSEQKTGIKRLLTSP from the exons ATGGGGATTGATTACTATAAAATCCTTCAAGTAGATCGAAATGCTAAAGATGATGATCTCAAGAAAGCTTATCGCAAACTTGCTATGAAGTGGCACCCTGATAAGAACCCTAATAATAAGAAAGATGCTGAAGCCAAATTCAAGCAAATCTCAGAAGCTTATGat GTTTTAAGTGATCCACAAAAGAGAGCTGTGTATGATCAGTATGGTGAGGAGGGATTGAAGGGCCAGATGCCTCCCCCTGGTGCAGGTGGATTTTCTGATGCCGGTGATGGTGGGCCGACCATGTTCCGGTTCAACCCGAGAAGTGCGGATGACATATTTTCGGAATTCTTCGGATTTTCCAAACCGTTCGGCGGTGGAATGGGTGATATGGGAGGTCATCCCGGTGCATCTGGCTTTCCGAGGGGTATGTTTAGGGATGACCTTTTCTCTTCTTTTAGGAGTGCGGCCGGTGAAGGATCTGGCAATGTGCCGAGGAAAAGTGCACCGATAGAGAGAACATTGCCTTGCAGTTTGGAGGATTTGTATAAAGGGACTACCAAAAAAATGAAGATTTCCCGGGATGTTAGCGATTCCAGCGG GAAGCCAACCACAGTAGAGGAAATTCTAACCATTGAGATCAAGCCAGGTTGGAAGAAAGGAACGAAAATAACTTTTCCGGAGAAGGGAAACGAACAAAGAGGACTTATACCAGCAGATCTTGTTTTCATTATCGACGAAAAGCCTCACAGCGTCTTCAAGAGGGATGGCAATGATCTTGTCGTCACACAGAAAATCTCTCTTGTAGAAGCTCTCACAGGTTACACCACACAAATAACAACCCTCGATGGAAGGAATCTTTCGATCTCCGTCAACACCATCATTAGTACATCGTACGAAGAAGTTGTTAAAGGAGAAGGTATGCCGATTCCTAAGGAACCTTCGAAAAAGGGAAACTTGAGAGTCAAGTTTAACATCAAGTTTCCATCTAGACTTACATCGGAGCAGAAAACCGGCATCAAGCGATTACTGACGTCTCCGTAA